Proteins encoded in a region of the Streptomyces sp. NBC_00310 genome:
- a CDS encoding NAD(P)-dependent oxidoreductase, whose protein sequence is MPAHTEEPTTAAGTATPAPTVTVLGLGPMGRALAGAFLDAGLRTTVWNRTPGRDGELLARGAVGAGSAEEAVAASTLTVVCVVNYDASDAVLRGPEVAGALKGRTVVNLTADTPDRARSTAAWAAEHGVDYLDGAIMTPTPTIGTPDGVFLYSGSEDLYRAHRPVLGALGGTHTHLGEDIGRAATFDIALLDLFWTSIAGYTHALALARAEGVTARELTPFAQGIAAILPPLFEEGAKEVDSGRHSGEGNPLTSAVSTMAHVVQVSESHGIDASVMRAAEGFARRAIALGHGTDGFTRLTDVLDRR, encoded by the coding sequence ATGCCCGCACACACCGAAGAGCCCACCACTGCCGCCGGCACAGCCACTCCCGCTCCCACCGTCACCGTACTCGGCCTGGGTCCGATGGGCCGGGCCCTCGCCGGCGCCTTCCTGGACGCCGGGCTGCGGACCACGGTCTGGAACCGTACGCCGGGCCGGGACGGGGAACTGCTCGCGCGGGGCGCCGTCGGCGCCGGGTCGGCCGAGGAGGCGGTGGCGGCGAGCACGCTGACCGTCGTCTGCGTGGTCAACTACGACGCCTCGGACGCGGTACTGCGCGGCCCGGAGGTCGCCGGGGCGCTCAAGGGCCGCACGGTGGTCAACCTGACCGCCGACACCCCGGACCGGGCCCGCTCCACCGCCGCGTGGGCGGCCGAGCACGGCGTCGACTACCTCGACGGGGCGATCATGACGCCGACGCCGACCATCGGCACCCCGGACGGCGTCTTCCTCTACAGCGGCTCCGAGGACCTCTACCGCGCCCACCGGCCCGTGCTGGGCGCGTTGGGCGGCACCCACACCCACCTCGGCGAGGACATCGGCCGGGCGGCGACTTTCGACATCGCGCTGCTCGACCTCTTCTGGACCTCGATCGCCGGCTACACCCATGCCCTGGCGCTGGCCCGGGCGGAGGGTGTCACCGCGCGGGAGCTGACCCCGTTCGCCCAGGGGATCGCCGCGATCCTCCCGCCGCTCTTCGAGGAGGGCGCGAAAGAGGTCGACAGCGGTCGGCACTCCGGCGAGGGCAACCCGCTCACCTCGGCCGTGTCGACCATGGCCCACGTCGTCCAGGTGTCCGAGTCCCACGGCATCGACGCGAGTGTCATGCGTGCGGCCGAAGGCTTCGCCCGCCGCGCCATCGCCCTGGGCCACGGCACCGACGGCTTCACGAGGCTGACGGACGTCCTCGACCGCCGTTAG
- a CDS encoding winged helix-turn-helix transcriptional regulator has product MTRERAQDPNVCGVTAAIAVIEGKWKTSLLWLLESGPYRPGELRRLLPGLSEKVLTQALREMETDGLVHREVHDVLPLKTVYSLTPFGRELSSALGPLSDWGHRRLETLTGVEGEAEVASRSAS; this is encoded by the coding sequence ATGACGCGCGAGCGTGCCCAGGACCCGAATGTCTGTGGGGTCACCGCGGCGATCGCCGTGATCGAGGGAAAGTGGAAGACGTCGCTGCTCTGGCTGCTGGAGTCCGGTCCGTACCGTCCGGGTGAGCTGCGCCGGCTGCTGCCGGGCCTCAGCGAGAAGGTGCTGACCCAGGCACTCCGCGAGATGGAGACCGACGGGCTCGTGCACCGGGAGGTGCACGACGTGCTGCCGCTGAAGACCGTGTACTCCTTGACCCCGTTCGGCCGTGAACTCTCCTCGGCGCTGGGGCCCTTGTCGGACTGGGGGCACCGACGCCTGGAGACGCTCACCGGAGTCGAGGGCGAGGCCGAGGTCGCGTCCCGGTCCGCCTCCTGA